One Hordeum vulgare subsp. vulgare chromosome 4H, MorexV3_pseudomolecules_assembly, whole genome shotgun sequence DNA window includes the following coding sequences:
- the LOC123448946 gene encoding mitogen-activated protein kinase 5, with product MDGAPVAEFRPTMTHGGRFLLYNIFGNQFEITAKYQPPIMPIGRGAYGIVCSVMNFETREMVAIKKIANAFDNNMDAKRTLREIKLLKHLDHENIVGLRDVIPPAIPQSFNDVYIATELMDTDLHHIIRSNQELSEEHCQYFLYQLLRGLKYIHSANVIHRDLKPSNLLLNANCDLKICDFGLARPSSESDMMTEYVVTRWYRAPELLLNSTDYSAAIDVWSVGCIFMELINRAPLFPGRDHMHQMRLITEVIGTPTDDDLGFIRNEDARRYMRHLPQFPRRPFPGQFPKVQPAALDLIERMLTFNPLQRITVEEALEHPYLERLHDVADEPICTDPFSFDFEQHPLTEDQMKQLIFNEALELNPNFRY from the exons atggacggcgctccggtggccgAGTTCCGGCCGACGATGACGCACGGCGGCCGGTTCCTCCTCTACAACATATTCGGCAACCAGTTCGAGATCACGGCCAAGTACCAGCCGCCGATCATGCCCATCGGCCGCGGCGCCTACGGGATCGTCTG CTCGGTGATGAACTTCGAGACGAGGGAGATGGTGGCAATCAAGAAGATCGCAAACGCCTTCGACAACAACATGGACGCCAAGCGCACGCTCCGGGAAATCAAACTCCTCAAGCACCTCGACCACGAGAAC ATAGTAGGCCTCCGAGACGTGATCCCGCCGGCGATCCCGCAGTCCTTCAACGACGTCTACATCGCCACTGAGCTCATGGACACGGACCTTCACCACATCATCCGTTCCAACCAAGAACTCTCAGAAGAACACTGCCAG TACTTCCTGTACCAGCTGCTGCGCGGTCTCAAGTACATCCACTCGGCGAACGTGATCCATCGCGACCTGAAGCCGAGCAACCTGCTGCTGAACGCCAACTGCGACCTCAAGATCTGCGACTTCGGCCTGGCGCGGCCGTCGTCGGAGAGCGACATGATGACGGAGTACGTGGTCACGCGGTGGTACCGGGCCCCGGAGCTGCTGCTCAACTCCACCGACTACTCCGCCGCCATCGACGTCTGGTCGGTCGGCTGCATCTTCATGGAGCTCATCAACCGCGCACCGCTCTTCCCGGGGAGGGACCACATGCACCAGATGCGGCTCATCACGGAGGTGATCGGCACCCCCACCGACGACGACCTGGGCTTCATCCGGAACGAGGACGCCAGGAGATACATGAGGCACCTGCCGCAGTTCCCTCGCCGGCCGTTCCCGGGCCAGTTCCCCAAGGTGCAGCCAGCCGCGCTCGACCTCATAGAGCGGATGCTCACCTTCAACCCGCTTCAGAGGATCACAG TTGAAGAGGCGCTGGAGCACCCGTACCTAGAGCGGCTTCACGACGTTGCCGACGAGCCCATATGCACGGACCCCTTCTCCTTCGACTTCGAGCAGCACCCTCTGACGGAAGACCAGATGAAGCAGCTCATATTCAACGAAGCTCTGGAGTTGAACCCCAACTTCCGATACTAG